In Pedobacter sp. W3I1, one DNA window encodes the following:
- a CDS encoding helix-turn-helix domain-containing protein, whose protein sequence is MEDVLALKTKNVAGNIRKIREYRDYTQDYLAAKLKISQNAYSKIELGYSKLTIDRLFQIAAILEVEVSHLLTLNHNDLIKIIADDERRATAVG, encoded by the coding sequence ATGGAAGATGTATTGGCTTTAAAGACAAAGAATGTTGCCGGGAATATCAGAAAAATTAGAGAATACAGAGACTATACTCAGGATTATCTGGCAGCGAAATTAAAAATATCTCAAAATGCATACAGCAAAATTGAGCTCGGTTATAGTAAATTAACGATCGACCGTTTATTTCAAATTGCCGCAATTTTAGAGGTTGAAGTATCTCACTTATTAACCCTTAACCATAATGATTTAATTAAAATTATTGCTGATGATGAGAGAAGGGCGACAGCGGTGGGTTAA
- a CDS encoding HD domain-containing protein: protein MQATTIQKTIDFVQKTLANAEAGHDWFHIERVFKTAQTINQQENGDELVVAFAALLHDIADPKFNNGDEELGPNMAASFLASIAVDAEVIAHVKLIIQHMSFKNSFDGAGFTSKEMQIVQDADRLDAIGAIGIARAFTYGGFKNRVLYDPAILPEEHLTKESYKNTTAPTINHFYEKLLLLKDMMNTDAGKAIATERHNFMLLYLEHFYKEWEGK from the coding sequence ATGCAGGCTACTACCATTCAAAAAACCATCGATTTTGTTCAGAAAACATTAGCCAATGCCGAAGCAGGGCACGATTGGTTCCATATTGAACGTGTTTTTAAAACCGCTCAAACCATTAATCAACAAGAAAATGGCGATGAACTTGTAGTAGCCTTTGCTGCATTATTGCATGATATTGCTGATCCTAAATTTAATAATGGCGATGAAGAATTGGGGCCGAACATGGCTGCTTCCTTTTTAGCATCGATTGCTGTTGATGCTGAAGTTATTGCACATGTTAAACTCATTATCCAGCACATGTCGTTCAAAAATAGTTTTGATGGCGCAGGGTTTACCTCAAAAGAAATGCAGATTGTACAGGATGCAGATCGCTTAGATGCCATAGGGGCCATTGGTATAGCAAGAGCATTTACCTATGGTGGATTCAAGAACAGGGTGCTTTACGATCCGGCCATTTTACCAGAAGAACACCTCACCAAAGAAAGCTATAAAAATACCACCGCACCTACTATTAATCATTTTTACGAAAAACTGCTGTTGTTGAAAGACATGATGAATACTGACGCAGGAAAAGCAATAGCTACAGAAAGGCATAATTTTATGCTCTTGTACCTGGAGCACTTTTACAAAGAGTGGGAGGGCAAATAA
- a CDS encoding putative DNA modification/repair radical SAM protein produces MFDRIREKLNILADAAKYDVSCSSSGGTRKNTNKGLGDSHTSGICHTYTEDGRCVSLLKILLTNHCIYDCLFCVSRKSNDVKRAAFTVDEVVELTMNFYRRNYIEGLFLSSGIFKNADFTMERLLLVVKKLRLEQNYNGYIHLKTIPGASDELIKEAGLYADRMSINLEMPTEAGLKLLAPEKNHEDVIKPLAFVQQQITQFSADKKLIKHVPKFVPAGQSTQMVIGATPESDKDIMYTANAFYKNFSLKRVYYSGYVPISNDTRMPILGTQPPLLRENRLYQTDWLMRFYGFKVQEILNDANPNLDVDIDPKLSWAIRNMQHFPVDINKADYQMILRIPGIGVMSAKKIVQARKFGKLRIDQLKKIGVAYNRAKHFMVCLDSPYQLKDYQGTQIKAFILAESQSKYLKTDSNQMILF; encoded by the coding sequence ATGTTCGATCGCATTCGTGAAAAATTAAATATTCTTGCTGACGCCGCTAAATACGATGTTTCTTGTTCATCAAGCGGCGGCACGAGAAAAAACACCAATAAAGGCCTGGGCGATAGCCATACATCAGGCATTTGCCATACCTACACGGAAGATGGCCGATGTGTTTCGCTTTTAAAAATCCTCTTAACCAACCATTGTATATACGATTGTTTGTTTTGCGTTTCGCGTAAAAGCAACGATGTAAAACGTGCAGCTTTTACAGTAGATGAAGTGGTAGAACTGACCATGAATTTTTATCGCCGCAACTATATTGAAGGATTGTTTTTAAGCTCCGGGATTTTCAAAAATGCCGATTTTACTATGGAACGGCTCTTATTGGTGGTTAAAAAACTCCGTTTGGAGCAGAACTACAATGGCTATATCCACCTAAAAACCATTCCTGGCGCCAGTGATGAACTGATTAAAGAGGCCGGTTTATATGCCGACCGTATGAGCATTAATTTAGAAATGCCAACTGAAGCAGGTTTAAAACTTTTGGCTCCGGAAAAAAATCATGAGGACGTGATTAAACCTTTAGCATTTGTACAACAACAGATTACGCAGTTTTCGGCAGATAAAAAGTTAATCAAGCATGTACCTAAATTTGTTCCTGCCGGGCAAAGTACCCAAATGGTTATTGGCGCCACACCAGAGAGCGATAAGGATATTATGTATACCGCAAATGCGTTTTACAAAAATTTCTCTTTAAAAAGGGTATACTATTCGGGCTATGTACCTATTAGTAATGATACCCGAATGCCCATCCTGGGCACACAGCCGCCATTGTTAAGAGAAAACAGATTATACCAAACCGATTGGTTAATGCGGTTTTATGGCTTTAAAGTGCAGGAGATTTTAAATGATGCTAATCCAAATCTTGATGTAGATATAGATCCTAAATTAAGTTGGGCGATTAGAAATATGCAGCATTTCCCGGTTGACATTAATAAAGCTGATTATCAGATGATCCTCCGCATACCGGGCATTGGTGTAATGTCAGCCAAAAAAATTGTACAGGCCCGAAAATTCGGAAAACTCAGGATCGATCAGTTAAAAAAAATCGGCGTAGCCTACAACCGGGCCAAACACTTTATGGTTTGCCTGGACAGCCCTTACCAGCTGAAAGATTACCAGGGCACACAGATTAAAGCTTTTATTTTGGCCGAAAGCCAGAGTAAATATTTAAAAACAGATAGCAACCAGATGATATTGTTTTGA
- a CDS encoding TIGR03915 family putative DNA repair protein — MTYIFDGSLQGLLTSVFEWFERKPGKVMLKSSSIFQPEAFVESFTVTTNDEKADRVWAGLQKRLKKDWLRKFYCSYLSEIPEAYNHLFQFTLYIFQSQLGAESNYGNAHVIALAKYAKSVEREKHRMEAFIRFQKTGDGIFYASIDPDFNVLPLISNHFKNRYADQQWVIYDLKRKYGLHYNLTTVEEITISFTNGVNKQNPAPVLMDDGEALYATLWKDYFKSANIVARKNTKLHLQHVPKRYWKYLTEKTPI, encoded by the coding sequence ATGACTTACATTTTTGATGGCTCCCTGCAAGGCCTTTTAACATCGGTTTTTGAATGGTTTGAACGCAAACCAGGAAAAGTTATGCTAAAATCTTCTTCAATTTTTCAACCGGAAGCTTTTGTAGAAAGCTTTACGGTGACCACCAATGATGAGAAAGCCGATCGGGTTTGGGCAGGACTGCAAAAGAGACTCAAAAAAGACTGGCTGCGCAAATTTTATTGCAGCTATTTATCGGAAATTCCAGAAGCTTACAATCACCTCTTTCAATTTACGCTATATATTTTTCAAAGTCAGTTAGGTGCTGAAAGCAATTATGGTAATGCGCATGTAATTGCCCTGGCCAAGTATGCCAAAAGTGTTGAGAGAGAAAAACACAGGATGGAAGCATTTATTCGTTTTCAGAAAACCGGCGACGGGATATTTTATGCCAGTATCGACCCTGATTTTAATGTGCTGCCCTTAATATCTAACCATTTTAAAAACCGATATGCCGATCAACAATGGGTGATTTATGATTTAAAACGTAAGTACGGCCTGCACTATAATTTAACCACGGTTGAAGAAATTACAATTAGCTTTACTAACGGTGTAAATAAACAAAACCCGGCACCAGTTTTAATGGACGATGGCGAAGCTTTATATGCAACGCTTTGGAAAGATTATTTTAAAAGTGCAAATATTGTAGCACGTAAAAACACCAAACTACATTTGCAGCATGTGCCCAAAAGGTATTGGAAATATTTAACAGAGAAAACTCCGATTTAA
- the groES gene encoding co-chaperone GroES, which translates to MALNLKPIAGSSNRVIVEPAAAEEKTASGLYIPDTAKEKPSKGTVVSVSEEDSEGKKASVKVGDVVIYGKYGGTEFPYEGKDYLIMRETDIYAVVG; encoded by the coding sequence ATGGCGTTAAACCTTAAACCAATTGCTGGCAGTTCGAACAGAGTAATAGTTGAACCGGCTGCGGCAGAAGAAAAAACTGCATCAGGTTTGTATATCCCTGATACTGCAAAAGAAAAACCATCTAAAGGAACTGTAGTTTCTGTTTCTGAAGAAGATTCTGAAGGTAAAAAAGCGAGCGTAAAAGTTGGCGATGTTGTAATTTATGGTAAATACGGTGGTACCGAATTCCCTTACGAAGGCAAAGATTACTTAATTATGCGCGAAACTGATATTTACGCTGTTGTTGGGTAA
- the groL gene encoding chaperonin GroEL (60 kDa chaperone family; promotes refolding of misfolded polypeptides especially under stressful conditions; forms two stacked rings of heptamers to form a barrel-shaped 14mer; ends can be capped by GroES; misfolded proteins enter the barrel where they are refolded when GroES binds), producing the protein MMSKQVKYNVEARDALKRGVDILANAVKVTLGPKGRNVIIDKKFGSPVITKDGVTVAKEIELKDAVENMGAQMVKEVASKTADIAGDGTTTATVLAQAIITTGIKNVAAGANPMDLKRGIDKAVAAVVENLKSQSQAVGDDNNKIKQVASISANNDEVIGSLIAEAMSKVGKDGVITVEEAKGTETEVKTVEGMQFDRGYLSPYFVTNADKMEAELENPYILIYDKKISNMKELLPVLEKTVQTGKPLVIISEDLDGEALATLVVNKIRGSLKVVAVKAPGFGDRRKAMLEDIAILTGGVVVSEERGYKLENADLTYLGSAEKVIVDKDNTTVINGAGNPEDIKSRVSQIKSQIETTTSDYDKEKLQERLAKLAGGVAVLYVGAASEVEMKEKKDRVDDALHATRAAVEEGIVAGGGVAFIRAVEALANLKGANEDENTGIQIIRRAIEEPLRQICENAGIEGSIVVQKVKEGKADFGYNARTDVYENLIGAGVIDPTKVSRVALENAASIAAMLLTTEVVLADEPEEGGAPMPPMGGGGMGGMM; encoded by the coding sequence ATAATGTCAAAACAAGTAAAATATAACGTAGAAGCACGCGACGCCCTGAAAAGAGGTGTTGATATTCTTGCAAATGCAGTAAAAGTAACTTTAGGTCCAAAAGGCCGTAACGTAATTATCGATAAAAAATTCGGTTCACCAGTAATCACTAAAGATGGTGTTACAGTTGCAAAAGAAATCGAATTGAAAGATGCGGTGGAGAACATGGGTGCTCAAATGGTTAAAGAAGTAGCTTCAAAAACAGCTGATATTGCTGGTGATGGTACGACTACTGCTACTGTATTGGCTCAGGCAATTATTACTACTGGTATTAAAAACGTTGCTGCTGGTGCAAATCCAATGGACTTAAAACGTGGTATTGATAAAGCGGTTGCTGCTGTTGTAGAAAACTTAAAATCTCAATCACAAGCGGTTGGTGATGATAACAATAAAATTAAACAAGTTGCCTCTATCTCGGCTAACAACGACGAAGTTATCGGTTCGTTAATTGCTGAGGCCATGAGCAAAGTTGGTAAAGATGGTGTAATTACGGTTGAAGAAGCAAAAGGTACCGAAACTGAAGTTAAAACGGTTGAAGGTATGCAATTTGACAGAGGTTATTTATCTCCATATTTTGTTACCAATGCAGATAAAATGGAAGCTGAATTAGAAAACCCTTACATTTTAATCTACGACAAAAAAATCAGTAACATGAAAGAATTGTTACCGGTTTTAGAAAAAACTGTTCAAACTGGTAAACCATTGGTGATCATTTCTGAAGATTTAGATGGCGAAGCTTTAGCTACTTTAGTGGTTAACAAAATCCGCGGTTCATTAAAAGTTGTTGCTGTTAAAGCTCCGGGTTTTGGTGATAGAAGAAAAGCAATGTTAGAAGACATCGCAATCTTAACTGGTGGTGTTGTTGTATCAGAAGAAAGAGGTTATAAATTAGAAAATGCCGATTTAACTTATTTAGGTTCTGCTGAGAAAGTTATTGTTGACAAAGACAATACGACCGTAATTAACGGCGCTGGTAACCCTGAAGATATTAAATCACGTGTTAGCCAAATTAAATCTCAAATCGAAACGACTACATCTGATTACGATAAAGAAAAATTACAAGAGCGTTTGGCTAAATTAGCAGGCGGTGTTGCCGTTCTTTATGTAGGTGCAGCTAGTGAGGTTGAAATGAAAGAGAAAAAAGACCGTGTTGATGATGCTTTACATGCAACCCGTGCGGCTGTAGAAGAAGGTATTGTTGCTGGTGGTGGTGTTGCTTTTATCCGTGCGGTTGAAGCTTTAGCTAACCTAAAAGGTGCTAACGAAGATGAAAACACTGGTATTCAGATCATCCGTCGTGCTATCGAAGAGCCATTACGTCAAATTTGCGAAAACGCAGGTATTGAAGGTTCTATCGTAGTTCAAAAAGTTAAAGAAGGTAAAGCCGATTTCGGATACAATGCACGTACTGATGTATACGAAAACTTAATTGGTGCCGGTGTTATCGATCCAACTAAAGTAAGCCGTGTAGCATTAGAAAATGCAGCTTCTATTGCAGCGATGTTATTAACTACAGAAGTTGTTTTAGCAGACGAGCCTGAAGAAGGTGGTGCTCCAATGCCTCCAATGGGCGGTGGCGGTATGGGTGGTATGATGTAA